In the genome of Vicinamibacterales bacterium, the window GAGCGGTGGCAGCGCGACCGACTGGCCGGGGATCCTGCAGCGGATCGCGGCCGGCGGCGCCGACTGACGAGCTCATCCCCGGACCCGGTATTGGTATCCGCCGCGACTGGAGACGAGGCGTTCCGCCTCCGACTGCAGCGTGAGGAGAGGACTGTTCACGATGTCGCTTCCGACCGGTGTGCCCCCGCTTCGACTCATGTTCTGGGAGACCACGAAGGCCTGCAACCTGCGGTGTCAGCATTGCAGGGCCGTACCGGAGGCCGAGCGGTCGCTCGTCGAACTGAACACCCGCGAGTCGTTCGAGCTGATTGATCAGATCGCCGAGGTGGCCAAACCGGTATTGATCCTCTCGGGCGGCGAGCCCTTGTACCGCGACGACATCTTCGACATCGGTGCCTATGGCGCCAGCAAGGGCTTCCGGATGGCACTCGCCACCAACGGGACGATGATTGACCGGGCGATGGCCGAGCGAATCCAGCGGACCGGGTTCTCGCGGGTCGCGATCAGCCTCGACGGTGCGGTTGCGGCGACGCACGACGCGTTCCGCGGCATTCCCGGATCGCACGTGAAGGCCATCGACGGCCTGCGGTTCCTGCGCGAAGCCGGCATGTCGATCCAGATCAACTCGACGATCGCGAAGCACAACGTGGCCGAGTTGCCGGCCATGCTGAACCTGGCGCTCTCGCTCGGCGCCGATGCGCTGCACATCTTCATGCTGGTGCCCGTCGGATGCGGCGTCAGCATCGCCGACCGGGAGATGCTGCCCGCCGACGAGTACGAACGTGTTCTGAACTGGTTCTACGATCAGTCCAAGCAGGTGGCGATCGACCTGAAGGCAACCTGCGCGCCCCACTATTTCCGCATCCGGGCGCAGCGGATCGTCGATGAGCGCAGGCACGGCGACCGGAGCACACCATTCGTCGCCCTCGGGACGCAAATGAAAGCGGCACCAGATCCGGCCGGCGGCCGGCCGCTCTCCGCGATGACGCGCGGATGCCTGGCCGGCACGGCCGTGTGCTTCGTGTCGAACGCCGGCGACATCTATCCGTGCGGCTATCTGCCCGTCAGTGCGGGGAACGTTCGGCGAGAGCGATTCGGTGACATCTGGGCGCAGTCGACGGTCTTTCAGCAGTTGCGGAATCCGAAGGCGCTCACCGGGAAATGCGGGATCTGCCGCTACGAGGGAATCTGCGGCGGCTGCCGCGCGAGGGCGTATTCCGACCACGGCGACTACCTGGCCGAGGAACCGTTCTGCACCTACGAGCCCGTGCTCGACAACGCGGTGGCGCTCCACACGGGCGGAGCGGTCGGTGGGGACGGTCAGGGGGCGTAGGGCGGGTTACGACCTCGACCCTACAGGCGCACCGTGTATTGCAGCTTGGCCGTGCCGCGGTCGAAGCTCCGGTGGTAGAGGCCGCGAAAATCGCGGGACCAGCCTCGGTTCAGCACCAGGAAGATGTCGTTGCCCGGCTTGAGAATCCACCGGAACCGGCTCTGCACCCCCAGTTCCCGCGATTCGCTGTCGTACTGGACCAGGTTGGACCACGAGACGTTCGGCGAGAAGTTGAAGTCTGCCTTGCCGCTGTAGACCGACGTCACGAAATCGCCGCCAGGAAGCGAGATGACGTTGCGCTCGCCGTTGAACCCCAGCCTGAAGTGCGTGCTGGGCTTCACGATGAGGCCGATGCCGACCTGCCGGCGCGTGCCGTCGTAGAACCCACCCCACCCGGTCTCGACCTCCACCACCCACCACCGTTTGTCGGCCGTGCTGGCTCCCACGCTGTATCGATTCCATCGGTACGATCCCGCCAGGACGGCGATGCCGTCGGCAATCTCGAATGCCTCGGGCAACCGCTCGAACTGCGGCTCGAAGCCGAACTCGACGTGTTCACCGGACTCGGTCACGAAGTTGATCGGTGTGGTTTCGATGGCCCAGTTCTCGACGACGTTGTCGAGGTTGGTGATGACCTCCGGACCGAACTCGAAGCGGAACTGACGGATGCCCCACCGTCCGGGACGCGGTTGGAACGAGGCGCGGCCGGACGTCTTGCGAATGCCTCGCCGCGGCACGAAGCCTAGTGCGGGTTCGAAGCCGTTGCCGATCTGCTTCCAGCGGAAGGAGACGTCCCAGAGGTCGTTCGGATAGTCGATGCTCGCGCCTGCCGCGAAGTCCGCCCGGTGCAGCGTCTCATCGTCGGTGCGAAGGACGAACAGGCTGAGACTGAGGTTCTTGTCCCCACGGAACTTCGACGTGGCGAACCGTGCGTCGGCGCCGACAAGGGTGTTGCTCCCGGTTCCCGCTGGATTGCCCCTCGTGAAGATGGCCCCGATCCATGACTGCGTGAACAGGTTCCGGCTGACTCGCGCCGCAAGCAGGTTCTGCCCGTCGAGTGATGCGTCCTCCAGACGCCGGGTCTGGACATCGAGAATGCCGATGTTGTAGTCGGCCTGTCGGCCGATCACCTTGGCGCCGGCGAGGATTGGCACCTGCTCACCCGCGTTGAGCCCGAGGCGGCGGCTGAAGAACGGCAGCAGATCGACGTGGAATCCGCCGAGCCCGGCGACGTCGAACACTCCCGCGCCTTCCAGGAAGAACGCCCGCTTCTCGGGGTAGAAGAGCGGGAAACGTGTCAGATTAATCTGTCGGTCGTCGGCCTCGGTCTCCGCGAAATCGGTGTTGACGGTGACCGATGCGTTCAGGTTCGGCGTCAGGTTCTTGAAGATGTCGATACCCGGCTGAAAGGTGCCGTCGCCGTTCTCCGCGCCGCCCGAGACGTACGGGCGAATGTCGAGGCCCCTCCCCTGGCGGATCCCGGAAATCCCCTCGAGGCGGCCGGCTTCCGACAGATTCGAGATCCAGACGTCCTGCCTCGATCCGGCCCAGCGGTCGGTTTCGTTCAGGCGCTTGATCCGCCGCTCGACGTTGAGCCCCCACGTGGTCTGACCGGGTTTGAAGCGGAGGGTCTTGAACGGGATCTCGATTTCCGCGACCCATCCGTCGGCGGTGATCCGGGCGGCGGCGTTCCAGATGCCGTCCCAGTCGCGGCTCGCGTGCTCGGCGTTGTTCGACACCTGCCCGTCGGCCCGCGCACCGGCCGGATTCACCTGGAAGAAGAACCCGTTTCGATTGTCGAGGAAGGGGTCGAGGATGACGAGGATGCTGTCGTCAACCTCGAGATCCGCGTCCCGTGTGAGTTGGGTCGAGACGATACCGCCTGGCGTCCTGTCGCGACAGAGGATCCCGACGTAGAGCGCGTCGGCCGTATAGACCACCCGCACGTCCGTCTCTTCGGTCGCCGGCCGGCCCTGGTTGGGCTCGCGTTGCACGAGCGGGCCGATCGGACGGGCCAACTGCCAGATCGGTTCGTCGAACGAACCATCCACGCGGATCGGCCCGGTCGCGGGCGTGGCGCTTGCCGAGGGCCTGTCGATCTCCACACTGCTCGGCCGCCCGGAGGCAGAAGCGATGTGTGCGCCCGCCGCGTGCTGATGAAACGCCGCCACCGAGACGACGGTGACGAGGCAGAAGACCGCGATCCGAAGCCAACCCATCCGCATGCTCCATCATTACGGCTGGGACAGCCCCAGCGTTTACCCGGACCTGGCGTTCACGCCGTTGAATCGTTCTGAAGCGACAGGGGTTGCAGGAACAAGGGTGACACCCCCCGGGGGAGAAGTCCGGTGCCCGGGGGATTGGCATGGCGAGCGCCGCCGTTCTTGGCGGTCAACGTTTCGGTGCTGGCGGGGTTCTCTGACGTCGAGACTCGACGTCGCACTGAGGGCTGGTTCAGGTCGGCACACCCAGGCGCGGCAGGATCACCGTCTGGAGGAGCAACCAGACCGCCAGGAACGCGATTGGCCAGAGGTAGTCCATCATCGGGCCTCGAGCGCCTGGAGTGCCCGGCGCAGCTTCGCATCGGCCTGTTGGGCAACCGGCATCAATCCCTCGTTTCCCACGACGCCCAGCGCGCCGAGCGGCGCCATGGCTGCTACCACCGAATTCCCGTTGTCGGCCTCGTAGACGATCACGTTGCACGGCAGGAGCAAGCCAATCTCGAGTTCGGTCGTCAGGGCCTGGTGCGCGAGCGGCGGGTTGCACGCGCCAATAATGAGGTACTTGCGAAAGTCCTTGTCGAGCTTCTGCTTGATCGTCTGTTTGACGTCGATCGTCGTCAGTACCCCGAAACCCTCGCTCTTGAGGGCTGCCGTCGTCTGCTCAACTGCCTCGTCGTACCCGACCGGCAACTCTACCCGCAGTCCGTAACGCGTTTCCTGCATGTTCAGGTCCTCCCCACGTAGATTATGATTCACCAGAGGCGACAAAGGTGACGGCCGCGGTTGTGACGAAAGCAGGCGACGTGAATCTGGATCCACAAGAGGCCCGCGAGGCGCAGGGCGAGGCGAGCTACGCCGACCTGGTCCGGGCGGTGCAAGAGGGCAAGGCCGACGCGATGGAGACGCTCCTGATGCGTGCGCAGGAAGTTGCGTATCGGTTCAGCCTGCTCGTGTGTGGCCGGCCTGATGACGCCGACGATGCGATGCAGGAGGCGCTGCTCAAGACGTATCGGTACGCCGCGCGGATTCGCGAGCCCGAGGCGTTCCGGGCGTGGCTCTATCGGACGGTTCGGAATGCGTGCCTCATCAACCGCCGGAAGCGGGTGGGCGAGCCGTCACACGTGCTGTCGCTCGATGAACCGGTCGGGACCGACGATGGTCACGACCGGCTGCTGGACGCGGTCGATCCCGCACGTGATCCGGAGCACCAGGCGGTCAACGCCGGCCTTCGGGCTCGGCTGACGCGGGCCCTCTCGGTCATTCCCCGTCCGTTCCGCGTGGTTGTCGTGCTGAGGGAAATCGAAGGGCTGTCGACGCGTGAGGTCGCGCACGTGCTCGGAATCTCAGAGGCGAACGTCAAGACCCGGTTGCACCGCGCACGCCTGCTGCTGCGCGAGTCCCTGGAAGCGCAATGAACATCACGAACCCGGACCACGGTCGGTGCCAGGAGTTTCTCGAACGCTTGTCGATGTACCTGGACAACGACCTGAACCCGCTGGACCGCCAGGCGATCGAGCAGCACCTCCGCGACTGCCCCTGCTGCGAGGAGGTGCTCGGCGGCCTGAAGCAGACCGTGAACCTCTGTCACGACGAAGGCCAGCCCGAATTGCCGGCCGAGATCCGGGATCGCGCGCGGGCACGCGTCGCGTCGCTCCTGGCTCAGCCTCCTCGTCGCAGAGCGAAAAGGGGGTAGGCCATTTACCCGGTGCTCTTCCGACTTGGATCGCTCGAGATCACCAGTTTCGGTGCGATGGTCGCGCTCGGGGCCGCACTGGGGCTGCTGCTCATGCGGCACGAACTGAAACGCGCACGGATCGACTCGGCGATGGGGATCGACGCCGCGCTCGTGGGAGTCATCGGCGGTCTGGTTGGCGCCAAGCTTCTCTACGTTGCCGAGCATCTCGCCGAACCGTTGTCCTCCACACTGCTGAGTCGGGGAGGAATGAGCTGGTTCGGCGGGCTGACGGGAGGCATCCTGGCGGGGGGCGCGATGATTCTGTGGCGGCGGCTTCCACTGATGGGGATGCTGGCCGCGGCCGCTCCCGCGCTCACGCTCGGTCAGGCGATCGGGCGCATCGGCTGCTTCCTCGTGGGTGACGATTACGGCCGTCCGACGAGCCTGCCTTGGGGCATCGCGTTCCCGGACGGTCTGCCGCCCACGCTCGACCGCGTGCATCCGACGCAACTCTACGAAGCCGCCCTGCTGATCCCGATGACGTGGCTGCTCGTCTCGCTGCGCCGGCGCGGCGCGAGTGATCGAGCGGTGTTCGGCGGGTACCTCGTCATCGCCGGCGGCACGCGCTTCCTCATCGAACTGGTGCGGGTGAACGTCGTCGTCTTTGCGGGGACGACGACGGCGCAGCTGTTCTCGATTGGGATCGTGCTGATGGGCGGGTGGTTGCTGATGGGGCGCCGGCCGAACTCCTGATCGACAGGACCTGCATCATCAGCCCGAGGCCCAGAGCCTATTTCGTCGATCTCGCCGGGGCGATCGGGGTCGTGCCGACTTGCTGGCGGGCCTGCTCGATGAGCTGCTCGACCTTCTGGCGATCCGGGTAGGTTGGGTTGGCGGCCAGCAGTCTCTCCCAGGACCTGATGGCGCCCGTCGGATCCTGCTTGCCATCCTTCCTGACGACCCCCTGATTGAACAGCGTCTGCGCGTGGTCTGGATTGATCGCGAGCGACTTCTCGAACTGCGCGAGTGCCTCGTCGGGGCGACCCGAGTACCACAGTGCAGTGCCGAGGTCGGTGCTGAGGCCGACGTTCCTCGGATCGAGCGCGAACGCCTGCTGGTAGACAGGGATCGCGTCGGCGTAGCGGCCTGCGTCGTACAGCATGTTGCCCAGTTGGGTTGGCGCCTGGGCGTTCTTCGGATCCTTGGCCATGACCGTCCGCAGTACCTGCGCCTGCTGCTCGTCGAACAGGCCAGCCTGAGGTGTATTTGCAGCGGGAGCTGCGGCCGGGGCCGCCGGCGAGACCACCGGTTCGGGTCCGCGCTGTCCGCCGAAGATGACGTATCCGGCCGCCAATCCGAGGAACAGGCAGCAGCACGCGATGATTGCCCACGTGGTCGGGGAGGTTTGCGGTTGGGCCATGGAAGATTGTAACCAGGATTGGGGGGAACAGGAGGCAGGATTTGGCGATCGGGAATCAGGTGTCCAGGGATCGAGGATCGGGGATCGGGGTGGGAGATTGGACGAGCGGACGGTGGGGTCGGGAGCCGGGATTCGGACGTGGAGCCCGAATCCCGACTCGTGAGGCCTCTGTTACGCGCTGACCTTCCAGCTACGCAGCACCTTCATGTAGTTGCCACGCTCGAACGCGCTCGGGTCGGGCACCTTCAGGAGGCTCATGCTGCCTCGCATCTGCTCGAGAGACTCGTAGTCGTGCTCCTCCATCCAGCGCTTGAGGCCCTGGATGATGGTGAGCAGACGGGCAGGGCCGTCCTCGAGGAGGCGAGAGACGACCTGCACGGCGGACGCACCCGCCATGACGGCCTTCACCGCATCGACGCCCGTGTGGACGCCGCCCGAGACGGCCAGCGACGCCTTCACGCGGCCGGACAGAATCGCCAGCCAGTGAAGCCGGAGCAGCAGCTCGGACGAGTCGGACAGGTGCAGGCTCGGAACCGCCTCGAGGGCCTCGACGTCGATGTCTGGCTGATAGAAGCGGTTGAACATGACCAGGCCGTCGGCTCCAGCCGCGTCGAGCCGGTGCGCGACGTGCGCGACCGACGAGAAGAACGGCGACAGCTTGACGGCCACCGGGATCGTCACCGCCGTCTTCACCGCCTTCAGGATGTCGATCGTCCGCTGCTCGATCACCTGCCCCGGTTCCTTGGGGTCGGTGGCGACGAAATAGACGTTCAGCTCGAGCGCATCGGCACCCGCCTGTTGGATCTTCAGCGCGTGCGAGAGCCATCCCTCGTTGGTCGTGCCGTTCAGCGATCCGATCACCGGGATCTTCACCGCCTGCTTGATCCGGCGGATCTGCTCCAGGTATTCGTGTGGGCCGAAGACGAAGTCATCGGCTTTGGGGAAGTAGGAGAGGGCCTCGGCCGACGACTCGGCGGTGACCTCCATGTGGTAGACGAGCCCGTTGGTTTCGCGGGTGATCTGCTCCTCGAACAGTGAGCGCATCACGATCGCGGCGGCACCGGCGTCCTCGAGCCGCTTGACGGTATCGAGTGAATCGGCCAGCGGGGACGCACCCGGCATGAGCGGATGCGGAAGGCGAAGGCCAAGATAGTTGGTTGACAGGTCCATCGGATCCTCCGTTACTCAGCCGAGCCCGTGGGCTTGCCCGTGGGCAGTCCCAGCTTCGCCAGCTGCTCGTAGATACCAAATCGCAAGGCCACTTCGTGCTGCGCACTCGTCAGCAGGGTCTTGTATCGCTCGGGGTTCTGCTGCTCGACCACGCGGAAGCGGCTCTCGTTCGCCATGAAGCGGCCGACATCCGCCTTCGGTGCCGTGGAGTCGAGCATCAGCGGGTTCTCCCCGTTCGCCAGCCGGCGCGGGTCGAACCGGTAGAGCGGCCAGTAGCCGCTGTCCACCGCGAGCTTCTGCTGCTCCAGCCCCATCTCGAGGTCGTACCCGTGCGCGATGCAGTGGCTGTAGGCGATGATCATCGACGGGCCGTCGTACGCATCCGCCTCGAGGAATGCCTTGACCGTCTGAGCGTCCTTCGCGCCGAACGCGACGTGCGCGACATAGACGCTGCCGTAGGCCATGGCGATCATCCCGAGGTCCTTCTTCGGACGGGCGTTGCCGGCCATCGCGAATTTGGCCGCGGCGCCGATCGGAGTGGCCTTCGAGGCCTGGCCGCCGGTGTTCGAATAGACCTCCGTGTCGAGCACGAGGAGGTTGACGTTGCGATTCTGCGCGATGACGTGGTCGAGGCCGCCGTACCCGATGTCGTACGCCCAGCCGTCGCCGCCGACGATCCAGACGCTCTTTCTCACCAGGTAGTCGGCAATCTTCCCGAGCCAGTGCGCCTCGGGCGTGCCGAGGGCCGCCAGCTTCTTCCGGAGTTCGATCACGCGCAGGCGCTGCGCGGCGATGCCGGCCTCGGTGGTCTGGTCGGCGCCGATAATCGCCTCGGCCAGCCCTTCACCGATCTGCGCCGCCAGCTTCTTGACCAGTTCCTGACCCTGCTCGATGTTCTTGTCGATCGCCAGCCGGTAGCCGAACCCGAACTCGGCGTTGTCCTCGAAGAGCGAATTGTTCCACGCCGGACCGCGCCCGTCGCGGTTCTGCGCGTAGGGCGTCGTCGGCAGGTTGCCGCCGTAGATCGACGAGCAGCCGGTCGCGTTGGCCACGAGCAGGCGGTCGCCGTAGAGCTGCGTGAGCAGCTTGACGTAGGGCGTCTCGCCGCACGCCGCGCAGGCGCCGGAGTACTCGAAGAGCGGCTGGAAGAACTGCGTCCCCTTGACGTCCAGCTTCACCTTGCTGCGGTCCACTTCGGGCAGGTTCAGGAAGAAGTCGTAGTTGCGGACCTCGGTCTCGCGCAGCGGGCGCTGCGGCGCCATGTCAATCGACTTGTGCTTCGGATTCGACTTGTCCTTCGCCGGGCAGACCATCACGCAGATGGAGCAGCCGGTGCAATCCTCGGGCGCCACCTGGATGGTGTACTTCATGCCCTTGAACTCGCTGCCCTTGAAGTCGATCGACTGGAACGTCTCGGGCGCGCCCTTCAGGGCATCCGAATCGTAGACCTTGGCGCGAATCGCGGCGTGCGGGCACACCATCGCGCACTTGTTGCACTGGATGCAGATCTTCGGGTCCCAGACCGGAATCTCGAGCGCGATGTTGCGCTTCTCCCAGCGCGCCGTGCCAGTCGGCCACGTGCCATCGACCGGGAAGGCGCTCACCGGGAGCAGGTCACCCTGGTTGGCCAGCATCATGGCCGTCACCCGCTGCACGAAGTCCGGGGCCTGGGCGGACACGACCGGCGGCCGCTTCCGCGTGGCGGAGACGGCAGTCGGCACCTTCACCTGGTGCAGGTTGGCGAGGGTCCCGTCCACCGCCGCGAAGTTCTTCTGCACGACCTCTTCGCCACGCTTGCCGTAGGTCTTCTGAATGGCCTTCTTGATCTGGGCGATCGCTTCATCGCGCGGCAGCACGCCGGAAATCGCGAAGAAGCAGGTCTGCATGATCGTGTTGATGCGCGTGCCCATCCCGGTGGCCTTCGCCACTTCGTAGGCGTCGATCACGTAGAACTTCAGCTTCTTCTCGATGATCTGCGCCTGTACCTCCTGCGGCAGGTCGTCCCACGCCTTGTCGGCCGGGAACGGGCTGTTGAGGAGGAACACGGAGCCAGGGCCGGCGTACGACAGGACGTCGTATTTGTCGAGGAACACGTACTGGTGGCAGGCGACGAAGTTCGCCTTCTTGACCAGGTAGGACGACCGAATCGGACGCGGCCCGAAGCGCAGGTGCGAGATGGTCACCGCCCCCGATTTCTTCGAGTCGTACACGAAATAGCCGTTGGCGTAGTTGTCCGTTTCCTCGCCGATGATCTTGATCGAGTTCTTGTTCGCACCCACCGTGCCGTCGGCGCCGAGGCCGAAGAACACGCCGCGGACCACGTCATCCGGCTCGATGTCGAAGTCGTTGTCCACCAACAACGACAGATGGGTCACGTCGTCCACGATGCCGACCGTGAAGTGGTTGCGCGGATGCGCGTCCGACAGGTTGTCGAACACCGCCTTGGCGTGCGCCGGCGTGTATTCCTTCGAGGAGAGGCCGTATCGGCCGCCCACCACGTCGATGTAGTTCGGCAGACCCCGCTCGTCCATGTGCGCCGCGCGCAGCGCCGCGCAGACGTCGAGGTAGAGCGGCTCGCCGATGGCGCCCGGCTCCTTCGTCCGATCGAGGACCGCGATCCGCTTGACGGTGCGGGGGAGCGCCGCGAGGAAGTGCTCGACCGAGAACGGCCGGTAGACCCGGACCTTGACGAGGCCCACCTTCTGGCCTCGGGCGACCATCCACTCGATCAGTTCGTGCGTGATCTCGGCGCCCGAGCCCATCATCACGATGACGCGCTCGGCCTCGGGGTGGCCGACGTAGTCGAACAGATGGTAGTGACGGCCGACGATCTTCCCGAACTCGTCCATCGAGTCCTGGATGTGCCCCGGGGCCGCGGTGTAGAAGCCGTTGCACGCCTCACGGGCCTGGAAGAATGAATCGGGGTTCTGCGCTGTCCCGCGCAGGACGGGCTTGTCGGGCGTGAGCGCCCGGGCGCGGTGCGCCGCCACCAGGTCGTCGGTGATCATCGCCCGGAGGTCGTCGTCGCTCAACTGCTCGATCTTCGACACCTCGTGCGACGTGCGGAACCCGTCGAAGAAGTGGAGGACCGGAACGCGCATCTTGAGGGTCGCCCGCTGGCCGATCGCCGCGAAGTCGTGCGCCTCCTGCACCGACCCGGAGGCGAGCATGGCGAAGCCGGTCTGACGGCAGGCCATGACGTCGGAATGATCGCCGAAGATCGAGAGCGCGTGCGCCGCGACGGTTCGCGCCGACACGTGCATGCAGAACGAGGTCAACTCGCCTGCAATCTTGTACATGTTCGGGATCATCAGGAGCAGGCCCTGCGACGCCGTGAACGTCGTCGTCAGGGCGCCCGCCTGCAGCGCGCCGTGGACAGCGCCAGCCGCGCCGCCTTCCGACTGCATTTCCGCCACCGTCGGCACGGTGTCCCAGATGTTCTTCTTGCCCTTCGCCGCCCACTCATCGGCCCATTCGCCCATGTTCGAAGAAGGGGTGATGGGATAGATGGCGATTACCTCGTTCGTCCGGTGGGCGACCGAGGCGGCGGCCTCATTCCCGTCGATCGTGATTCGAGGACGTGTCATATGAATGCTGTCTCCGATTGCGACCGGTAGTGGTCTGGTGCTGAACCCACTCGAGATGCCGGAATGCCGGCAGGCCAGACCCGGTCTTGTTATACTGCCGTACGGGCCGACTCGACGACCGAACGACGCCGCTGTCTTGTCTGGCAGAGAACGGAATGCGGTGGGCACTCGGGGGCTACCCTGCATCCAAGACGCCGGGCACGGCTCTCTCGCCGGCCCCGCGCTGCGCAACCTCATATGTTAAGGCCTCGGGGCCGTGGATGCGAGCGGAAAAGGATGGTGACGCCGCATCGAGGCATCATCGTCCCATCGCTCCACGGTGATGTTGGTGCGGAGACCGCCGGCTCGCTGGCCGCGGTTCGAACGACTGGCTCGATGGGGCTCGGTGGGGCTCGGTTTGGCTTGGCGCTCATCGCCCGCCAGCCTATACTCAGCGCGACCGTCGGCGCACCGCGCGGGTGAACCGAGGCAGGCTGCAACCTGGGAACGTCCGGTGTTGGTAGTCTGCCCGAATCCCATCCTCGACACCATCTGGCGTGGCTGAGATCGATGTTCCAAGTAACCAGGACCCGGGCATTGTGATCGCTGCCGGTTTGTGGCGCACGGAGTGAATGATGGACCGAAGTGAACTCACCTACGATCCGCGCGGGGTCTTCGAGGCTCGGGGCGGCGTGCCGGTCGACATGTTCCGCGAACTCGCGCCGCGGCTCGTTGAGGCTCGAGACCGCACGCTGGCGGATTTGGCCGTGCTACGGGCAGGCGGGAGGGCAGCGGAGGCGGACGAGCCGAACGATGCCGGTTTCATCGACCTTCCCGAGTTGCTGCTGGAGGACTACCGCCAACACGGTGTCGACAGTGAGATGGGCCGGATCCGCGCCGCCGGCGACCGCCTCGCGGAACTCGTCGATCGAGTTGTCGTTGTTGGCATCGGGGGGTCGTACATGGGCACACGAGCGCTGTTCGAGAGCCTGTGCCGCCCGTACCACAACGAATGCTCGCGAGATGAACGGAACGGCCGGCCGCGCGTACACTTCGACGGGTACAACGTCGACAGCGACCCGTTCGAAGATCTCGTCCAGCTCCTGGACCACCACTCCGGCGAGGTGACGCCGGGCTGCCCTTGGGGATTGATCCCCGTCAGCAAGAGCGGCGGCACGCTCGAGCCAGCCATTGTGTTCCGGATGCTCCTGGAGAGACTCGACCGTGCCTGTCTTGGAGATCGGGATGTGCTGCGTTCTCTCGTGATTCCGGTGACCGGCCGCACCGGCCGCTTGCACGAGATCGCCGCCGCGCTGGGGTGTCCCGACATCTTCCCCATTCCGGACGATATCGGCGGCCGGTTCTCGGTTCTGTCCGCGGTGGGGCTGCTTCCCGCAGCGGTGTTGGGAATCGACATCGTCTCGCTGCTCGACGGCGCGACGGAGATGGTCCGGAAGTTCAAAGTGCTGCCCCCGGGAAGAAACCCGGTCCTCGACTACGTGGGGGTCGGCCACCTCATGGAGCGCGAGCGGGGCGCGCGCTGCCGGGTGCTCAGCGTGTGGGGCCGTCAGCTCGAGGCCGTGGGCTACTGGTACGACCAGTTACTGAGCGAGAGCCTGGGAAAGGACGGCCACGGTGCGACACCAATCACGGTGGTCAACACCAGGGATCTCCACTCGCGCGGACAACAGCACCAGCAGGGCGCCCGGGACAAGCTCATCACCAACGTGACGGTCGGCCATGTACGCTATCCGGCCAGTCCGATTGGCCGCTCCTTGACCAATCTCGATCAGCTCGACTTCCTGTCGGAGTTCCGCTTGACGGACGTGATGGACGCCGCGGTGCTCGGGACCAACCGTGCCTACAACGGAGACGGCCGGCCCACCGCTGACCTGCGGCTGTCGGCGCTCGACCCTTACTCCGTCGGGCAAGTGCTCCAGTTCTTCATGCTCGCCACCGTCGTCGAGGGTCGCCTTATCGGTGTCAACCCCTATGGGCAACCCGGCGTCGAGGCGTACAAGCGCGAGATGAACGGCATCCTCCATCAGAAGGCCGGGTCGCCTCGGG includes:
- a CDS encoding radical SAM protein produces the protein MSLPTGVPPLRLMFWETTKACNLRCQHCRAVPEAERSLVELNTRESFELIDQIAEVAKPVLILSGGEPLYRDDIFDIGAYGASKGFRMALATNGTMIDRAMAERIQRTGFSRVAISLDGAVAATHDAFRGIPGSHVKAIDGLRFLREAGMSIQINSTIAKHNVAELPAMLNLALSLGADALHIFMLVPVGCGVSIADREMLPADEYERVLNWFYDQSKQVAIDLKATCAPHYFRIRAQRIVDERRHGDRSTPFVALGTQMKAAPDPAGGRPLSAMTRGCLAGTAVCFVSNAGDIYPCGYLPVSAGNVRRERFGDIWAQSTVFQQLRNPKALTGKCGICRYEGICGGCRARAYSDHGDYLAEEPFCTYEPVLDNAVALHTGGAVGGDGQGA
- a CDS encoding DUF5916 domain-containing protein; the protein is MGWLRIAVFCLVTVVSVAAFHQHAAGAHIASASGRPSSVEIDRPSASATPATGPIRVDGSFDEPIWQLARPIGPLVQREPNQGRPATEETDVRVVYTADALYVGILCRDRTPGGIVSTQLTRDADLEVDDSILVILDPFLDNRNGFFFQVNPAGARADGQVSNNAEHASRDWDGIWNAAARITADGWVAEIEIPFKTLRFKPGQTTWGLNVERRIKRLNETDRWAGSRQDVWISNLSEAGRLEGISGIRQGRGLDIRPYVSGGAENGDGTFQPGIDIFKNLTPNLNASVTVNTDFAETEADDRQINLTRFPLFYPEKRAFFLEGAGVFDVAGLGGFHVDLLPFFSRRLGLNAGEQVPILAGAKVIGRQADYNIGILDVQTRRLEDASLDGQNLLAARVSRNLFTQSWIGAIFTRGNPAGTGSNTLVGADARFATSKFRGDKNLSLSLFVLRTDDETLHRADFAAGASIDYPNDLWDVSFRWKQIGNGFEPALGFVPRRGIRKTSGRASFQPRPGRWGIRQFRFEFGPEVITNLDNVVENWAIETTPINFVTESGEHVEFGFEPQFERLPEAFEIADGIAVLAGSYRWNRYSVGASTADKRWWVVEVETGWGGFYDGTRRQVGIGLIVKPSTHFRLGFNGERNVISLPGGDFVTSVYSGKADFNFSPNVSWSNLVQYDSESRELGVQSRFRWILKPGNDIFLVLNRGWSRDFRGLYHRSFDRGTAKLQYTVRL
- a CDS encoding DUF302 domain-containing protein, encoding MQETRYGLRVELPVGYDEAVEQTTAALKSEGFGVLTTIDVKQTIKQKLDKDFRKYLIIGACNPPLAHQALTTELEIGLLLPCNVIVYEADNGNSVVAAMAPLGALGVVGNEGLMPVAQQADAKLRRALQALEAR
- a CDS encoding sigma-70 family RNA polymerase sigma factor; translation: MNLDPQEAREAQGEASYADLVRAVQEGKADAMETLLMRAQEVAYRFSLLVCGRPDDADDAMQEALLKTYRYAARIREPEAFRAWLYRTVRNACLINRRKRVGEPSHVLSLDEPVGTDDGHDRLLDAVDPARDPEHQAVNAGLRARLTRALSVIPRPFRVVVVLREIEGLSTREVAHVLGISEANVKTRLHRARLLLRESLEAQ
- a CDS encoding zf-HC2 domain-containing protein produces the protein MNITNPDHGRCQEFLERLSMYLDNDLNPLDRQAIEQHLRDCPCCEEVLGGLKQTVNLCHDEGQPELPAEIRDRARARVASLLAQPPRRRAKRG
- a CDS encoding prolipoprotein diacylglyceryl transferase family protein, which codes for MLFRLGSLEITSFGAMVALGAALGLLLMRHELKRARIDSAMGIDAALVGVIGGLVGAKLLYVAEHLAEPLSSTLLSRGGMSWFGGLTGGILAGGAMILWRRLPLMGMLAAAAPALTLGQAIGRIGCFLVGDDYGRPTSLPWGIAFPDGLPPTLDRVHPTQLYEAALLIPMTWLLVSLRRRGASDRAVFGGYLVIAGGTRFLIELVRVNVVVFAGTTTAQLFSIGIVLMGGWLLMGRRPNS
- a CDS encoding tetratricopeptide repeat protein, producing MAQPQTSPTTWAIIACCCLFLGLAAGYVIFGGQRGPEPVVSPAAPAAAPAANTPQAGLFDEQQAQVLRTVMAKDPKNAQAPTQLGNMLYDAGRYADAIPVYQQAFALDPRNVGLSTDLGTALWYSGRPDEALAQFEKSLAINPDHAQTLFNQGVVRKDGKQDPTGAIRSWERLLAANPTYPDRQKVEQLIEQARQQVGTTPIAPARSTK